Proteins encoded in a region of the Pelagicoccus sp. SDUM812003 genome:
- a CDS encoding helix-turn-helix domain-containing protein, translating to MTAFEYTGLGDPQLSIWPRNELGSFGLRGWLIEFLSVWWSPETSWLRKLATSESLYCLPMKKPKADVKNGSCCDSKCGGICSFLKGILGRLDRLIYTLECLLQFKDYMTHSAAAKYVCLSERQLHEYKDAEKISFARLGRKIVYRKKDLDTFINERLNRSE from the coding sequence ATGACCGCTTTCGAATACACCGGCTTGGGGGATCCGCAGCTTTCGATCTGGCCAAGAAATGAACTTGGAAGTTTCGGTTTGAGGGGCTGGTTGATCGAGTTTCTTTCGGTTTGGTGGAGTCCGGAGACCAGCTGGTTACGAAAATTGGCTACTAGCGAATCATTATATTGTCTGCCTATGAAAAAACCAAAGGCAGATGTGAAAAATGGTTCCTGTTGTGATTCCAAGTGCGGGGGGATTTGTAGCTTCCTCAAAGGTATCCTTGGTCGACTGGACAGGCTAATCTACACCCTCGAGTGCCTTCTACAGTTTAAGGACTATATGACGCATTCCGCCGCCGCAAAATATGTCTGCCTTAGTGAGCGCCAGCTTCACGAGTACAAGGATGCTGAGAAGATTTCTTTTGCGCGGCTTGGTCGGAAGATTGTCTACCGTAAGAAGGATTTGGATACATTTATAAATGAAAGACTCAACCGATCTGAATAG